From the Silurus meridionalis isolate SWU-2019-XX chromosome 5, ASM1480568v1, whole genome shotgun sequence genome, one window contains:
- the LOC124386598 gene encoding protein preY, mitochondrial-like, giving the protein MSQNALRRIATEYCSFRTIRRFLQIPERNLSGSGGVKDAGKEAFDVSLLEFLVCPLSKKPLRYEETTNELINEELGIAYPIIDGIPNMIPQDARLIKENEGAEKPTPS; this is encoded by the exons ATGTCTCAGAATGCACTGAGGAGAATAGCTACAGAATATTGTAGTTTTAGGACCATCAGGAGATTTTTACAGATTCCGGAGAGAAACCTGTCCGGTTCCGGTGGAGTGAAGGACGCTGGGAAGGAGGCGTTCGACGTTTCTTTGCTGGAGTTTCTTGTTTGTCCTCTTTCTAAGAAACCTCTCAG aTACGAGGAAACGACGAACGAACTGATCAACGAAGAGCTCGGCATTGCGTATCCCATAATAGACGGCATCCCGAATATGATTCCTCAGGACGCACGCCTGATCAAGGAGAACGAAGGAGCTGAAAAACCGACTCCATCCTGA
- the LOC124386599 gene encoding phosphatidylinositol N-acetylglucosaminyltransferase subunit Y-like, with product MPFPLSTVTVLVPVLSLFGLLYSSSVDENFPQGCTDTTSVCFYSLLLPLTIPVYVFFHLWKWMGIKLFRHN from the coding sequence ATGCCGTTTCCTCTATCTACAGTCACGGTTTTAGTGCCGGTCCTGTCCTTATTCGGTCTCCTGTACTCTTCGAGTGTGGATGAAAACTTCCCTCAGGGCTGCACCGACACcaccagtgtgtgtttttacagccTGTTATTGCCCCTGACTATTCCCGTCTACGTCTTTTTCCACCTGTGGAAATGGATGGGAATCAAGCTGTTCCGGCACAACTGA